Proteins encoded by one window of Scatophagus argus isolate fScaArg1 chromosome 8, fScaArg1.pri, whole genome shotgun sequence:
- the LOC124063603 gene encoding differentially expressed in FDCP 6 homolog — protein MDLRSELLKSIWYGFTALDLEKSGKVSKSQLKVLSHNLCTVLCIPHDPVALEEHFRDDDDGPVSSQGYMPYLNKYILDKVVEGSFIKENVDELCWTLTAKKNYQTDKTSSTVLPEKDAFRLWCLFNFLSEDKYPLVMVPDEVEYLLKKVCMAMSIEFNCVELEDFFSQDSAQQNGITVWVFLEMMNSGKITRGIDKSIVSMAIEEVYREIVGDVLKEGYLWKKGQLRRNWKERWFTLRPSNLSYYTGEDRKECQGSIALDGNCCVEVLPDRDGKRCMFCLKTLSKTYEMSASDTKQRQEWTTAIQTAIRLHVEGKNSLHKDLKLKRREQREQREKRRQAKEEELQRLRALQEERERKLAELELLKEAQKQAQALMKQDEQRRHQQHEQLQRTLEIQLREAEEARVSMQAEMALKEEEAEKQRKRIHELEEMQKRLEEALQQEIKARLDEEAFRLAQAGLLAEEEEKMKALMSLQEEQEEYILKTQREKQELKQEMEAKSRALDEAQRQLEEVRANRHRVDQDVVAAQRKLRQASTNVKHWNVQMNRLMRPIGPGEKRPSLGGSFSSFQVPTQRDPGLRLRKRSESEDRDEESKENVNNRAGCDLDKRHSHASNGDMDIP, from the exons GTGCTGTCCCACAACCTGTGCACAGTCTTGTGTATCCCTCACGACCCTGTTGCTTTGGAGGAGCACTtcagggatgatgatgatggtccAGTTTCCAGTCAGGGTTATATGCCCTACCTCAACAAATACATTCTGGATAAg GTTGTCGAAGGATCTTTTATTAAGGAGAACGTTGATGAGCTCTGTTGGACTCTTACGGCAAAGAAAAACTACCAGACGGACAAAACCAGCAGCACTGTTCTGCCAGAGAAGGATGCTTTTCGGCTTTGGtgcctttttaattttctctctgaaGACAAGTACCCTTTGGTTATGGTCCCTGACGAG GTGGAGTACCTCCTCAAGAAGGTATGCATGGCTATGAGTATTGAGTTCAACTGTGTTGAATTGGAGGACTTCTTCTCCCAAGACTCAGCGCAGCAGAATGGCATTACTGTTTGGGTTTTCCTGGAGATGATGAACTCTGGAAAGATAACCAGAGGAATTGATAAGAGCATTGTCAGCATGGCTATAGAGGAAGTGTACCGGGAGATAGTTGGTGATGTCCTCAAAGAG GGTTATCTGTGGAAGAAAGGCCAGCTGAGGAGGAACTGGAAGGAGCGCTGGTTCACCTTACGGCCGAGCAACTTGTCCTACTACACCGGAGAGGACCGCAAGGAGTGCCAGGGCAGCATAGCTCTGGATGGGAATTGCTGTGTGGAG GTACTGCCAGACCGGGATGGGAAGAGGTGCATGTTTTGTCTGAAAACTCTCTCCAAGACTTATGAGATGAGCGCCTCAGACACCAAACAGAGGCAAGAGTGGACTACAG CCATTCAAACAGCCATCAGGCTGCACGTGGAGGGAAAAAACTCCCTCCACAAAGATCTGAAGCTGAAGCGGCGCGAACAACGTGAGCAGCGGGAGAAGAGACGGCAGGCtaaggaggaggagctgcagaggctGCGGGCTCTGCAGGAGGAACGGGAGCGTAAGCTGGCTGAGCTGGAACTCCTGAAGGAGGCACAAAAGCAGGCTCAGGCCCTCATGAAGCAGGACGAGCAGAGGAGGCATCAGCAGCACGAACAGCTCCAGCGTACCCTGGAGATCCAGCTGAGAGAGGCTGAGGAG GCCAGGGTCAGTATGCAGGCAGAGATGGctctgaaagaggaagaagcagagaagcagaggaagaggatcCACGAGCTGGAGGAGATGCAGAAGCGTTTGGAGGAGGCACTGCAGCAGGAGATCAAAGCCAGGCTGGATGAGGAGGCCTTCCGCTTAGCTCAAGCAGG CCTactggctgaggaggaggagaaaatgaaggccCTGATGTCCCTGcaggaggagcaagaggagtACATCCtgaagacacagagggagaagcaggagctgaaacaggaaatggaggCCAAATCTCGGGCCTTAGATGAGGCgcagaggcagctggaggaggtcCGCGCAAACCGACACCGGGTTGACCAGGATGTAGTG GCTGCCCAGAGGAAACTTCGCCAGGCGAGCACCAACGTCAAACACTGGAACGTCCAGATGAACAGACTGATGCGACCAATCGGACCGGGCG AAAAGAGGCCGTCGCTGGGAGGCTCTTTCTCAAGTTTCCAGGTCCCCACGCAGAGGGATCCTGGGCTGCGTCTTAGAAAGAGATCAGAATCAGAGGATCGGGATGAGGAGagcaaagaaaatgttaacaacCGAGCCGGGTGTGATTTAGACAAACGCCACTCCCATGCCTCTAATGGAGATATGGACATCCCCTAA